ATCCCCCGGAAGTATCACTTTATTTAGCTTCTTATCCTCGGTATATCCATATTTTGTCTCATTTCCCATAGGGTCCGTTTCGCTTATCTTATTACCAAGTTTATCATACTTTGTTGTTGTTACAAGGGATTTTTGGTCATCTGCACTATAAACTTTATTTTCTGCGTCGTAAACAGGATTTTCTATGGTGCAAGTCTGCTGACCGTCCTCATTATAAAGGTTCATTATAAGTTTGCCATATTTTACATCCGCATTATCTTCGATATTGAATGTCTTTATTAGCTGCCCTTGGTTGTCATATTCGTTATAAGTAGTATTTCCTCTTGAATACTCTTTTACATTTTGTCCTCCGGCATCAGTGTAGCTTACACTTTCTATTCCGTCGGTCGTGCTTGTTTCTTTATATAGAAAATCATAATTTTTATTTTCTTCATTCCCCATTATAAAGTTGGTTTCATTTCCGGGAGCATAACCGTAAGAAGTTGTCATTACGCTTGTCTGTCCGTTTTTAGCGGTTTCTGTCCTTACAGCCCTATTCATATTGTCATATTCATAGGTTATTTCGCTTCCGTCTTCTTTCTTTTCGTAAACGAGGCTTCCGTTTTTATTATATCTGTTTTCGGTTACAATCGCTTTATTGCTTCCGCCGTCTGCAATCTCTTTATCCGTCAGTGAGTTCTTTGTCGTCTTTATCACTCTGTCGTATCCGTCGTACTCATACATCGTAGAGTAGCCTTTTGCGTCCGTCTCTTTTGTTAGTCTGCCGAACTTATCATATTCACTATTTGTAGTTCTCTCTTCGCTGCCGCTTGCATTTTTAGTCGTTTCGCTTATGGTATTGCCCTTATTATCATATTCATATGAAGTAGAGCTTATTTTATTTCCTGCGGTTATATTTTCTTCGCTTAGAAGTTCTCCGTCTTCATCATAAGTATTTATCGTTTTGTCTCCGGAAACCGTTTCTTCTTCCATAAGTATATTCCCGTTTTCATCATATGAATATTTATTTTGTTCTAAAGTCGTTCCGTCCAAAGTAGTTATTTCTGTGTCAGCATCGAATTCTTCGCTATTATATTCATACTTAGTCACACTTCCGTTGTTAGCAGTCTCTTCAAGTACGTTTCCTTTTGTATCTGCAATACAAGCAAGCGAATTATTATCCGGAATCGAATCGTATTTTGTGGTGGTAACCATTTCCTTACTTCCCTTTTGAACGGTTCCGTTATTTAATGTGTAAGTATCAACAGTTTTGGTTGTCTTTACTTCAAGTCCGTTTTCATATTCACTTATTACTTCGTTACCTTTACTGTCTTTACTGTATATTATATTCCCGTCAACATTATATTTAACTTCACTGCTTGCAATAATAGTAGGGTCATCTCCTATAATATTTTTAATATTATCGCTTAAGCTTGCTTTTTTATGAGTATATTCGGTTGTTTTATCAAATTTCTGTACACTTTCGTCCGTACCTATTTTACTATACTCATAGCTTTTAGATTCTCCGTTAGGATAAGTTATCTTTTTGACCATATCAAGTTTGTCATTATCATCATAATATTCTACGGTATACTCGTTGTTTTCGCCGTCTTTGACCGAACTCAAATTGCTGCCGCCGGAATATCCATAACTGTAATCAAGAGAATTCGTTTCGTCTATATGTGTACTTACATTATCAAGTACTTTTCTCTTTTTACCAAGTCCGAAGCTTGCATCTTTATATGTATATATGACATATTTACCATGAGGCATATTCACTCTTTCGATTAAATCATTATCATTATACTCAAATGATATTATGCTTCTGCTGTTTTTAAATGCCTGCTGGCTTTCGCTGCTTTCGGAAAGTTTGGTCTTATATTCATTATCGAATTCAGTTATAGACTTTCCGTTTAAACCTTCAACTTCTTTAAGTAGTCCTTTTTTACCTCTACTTCTAAAATCTATGTTTGAATCCATTGCTGCATTTATATCTTCATCGAAATATCTATATACCATTACATTCCCGTTTCTGTCTTCGATTGATACTATCTGACAGTTTCTGTCAAAAGTAGAAATCTCACCGTCTTTTGTTTTTATGGTATATACCACATCTATTACTTCACTTAAATCCCCGTCATTATCTATATCATCAACATCGAGTTTCTCTATTTTGGTAAGAATTATATATGAGCCGAACGGACTTTGATATTTCGTTTCCCTTGATAAAATATTTCCGCTCGTTTCATCAACATTTTCTTTAACCGATAATTTTTCATTTTTGATTTTTGCAAAATTATAAATAGTTCCGCTTCCGTCTTTATAGACCATACCCATTTCATCGTCGTATTCATCATAGGTTTGAAGTAAAATATGATTGAATTCATAATCCCAGCCTATCCCAAGAGGAGTAACACTGGTTGAATTACTGTTGTAAACTCTGGACATATCTATATCATAATTTTTGCCTTTAACGCTTCCGTCGGATTGTTCATATACAAGATTACCCATACTTTGCTCTACTTTACCGTTACTTATCGGAGTTTCAAAATCAAAATATCCCAGATAATCCTTATCACCGAGGCGCTTTGTATATTCATTAAGAGCAGGTAATGTAGAAGGATTATTTCCAAGAGTACCGTTACTCTTCCTTACTTTCCCGCTAAAGTCTTTAACTGCTTTTACTTTATATGAAAAGTCTTTTTCATAATTCATAATAGCAGAAGACCTTGTCATTACACCTTCATTATTGTTGGCATTACTGTATTGGTCTATAGGAGTATAACTGTCAAACCAATAATTATCTTTTACACCTTCAGCTACGACTTCCGCTTTATTTACATCAAAAGTATTGCCTTCACTTCTATATATTTCATATATAACATTATCGTTATCGGCACCTTCGACTTTATCCCAGCTGATTTTTGTTCTGTAATTTAGTCCGCTTTTTACCTGAACGTTTTTAGGATTATATTTATTCATCATATCGACTTTCAAAACATCCCCGCTTGAGCCTTTTGCAAGAACATTAACAGAAGATATTGAAGGAGAAGTTTCACCGCTTCCTTTTAAGACAGCCTTTAACCTTATATTATTCAATTTTAAACTATCTAATATGAATTTATCTGTGCTGCCACCTAAATAATACTCTTCATCATTATTTACCTTAATATAATCTTTATCATTAAGACTTAAGTAATATTCGATTTCACAGCCTTCAGGAATAGTATCTTCAGCCATCACTTTAAGAGACAGTGTATTATCGGACACGATCTGTGCAGCTTGTTCATTTATTATATATTCTCCTGCTATACTTTTATCCTTTAGACTTAATACACTATTATTTTTATTCAAATTAGTCAATACTTCATTATCATTATTGATATTATCATATAAATTATAATCATATGTCGGAACAGAATATCTGGAAGTTTCACTTATTATATCTCTTACAATCAAACTATGAATACTGTCATCAGCATATTTTTCATTATCGGAAAAATCAAATTTACCGTCTTCTCTTTTTAATTCAGTACTTCCATTTATATAATAATTTGTACTATTTTCATTATAAGGTTCGTTTTGAAGGGTTTTTAAATCAAAGGAAGCTCTTTCTTCCCCTACCAAAACTATTTCTTCACTTTTTTCACCGTCATTGACTGCAGTTTTTTCCACGTTAAAATCCGCATCATGATGTATAACATCTTTCTTTTCAACAACAATTTTGCTATTTTCATCAGTGATATTATCACAAGTATCTTTGGCAGAAACCTTAATGGTAAATTTTTGTCCTACCGGATATTTTTCATTATCTTTTAAATTTACAACAGCCAAAGTACCGGAAATAGTATCCTTTTCCTTTGGATTATCAACGGTTTTTAATAAGGTATAATCACTTTGAACAGGATTTTCTCCCCTCGCAATCATAACATCATAACTAAGTAAATGCGGGTCTTCTACTGTCCCCTTTAAGAAAACCAAATCTATAAACTTAGAATTCATAGCCGGATTCGATATGCTGATTATAGGTGCGGTGGCATCTACAGTATACTTTAGACTTCTTATAGTACCGCTTATCCCATCACTGTCTACAGCTTTAAAATAAAATGTATGTGTACCTTCCTTAAGATTTTCAACAGCAATATTTGCTGTTTTATTTTCATATCGGCTAATCTTATCTATATTAGGATTTGAATCTTGTATAATTGTCCAATTATCCTTATTATCTATTGAATATTCGATATGGTCTACTTTAGATATACTTTCGTCTCCCTTGACCCAACTGTAATTAAGCTCTATACTACCACTGCTTCCTCCGAATACTTTTGTAAAATCAACTATAGGTGTCGGAGGAGGATTTGATATGCTCACATTTCTTAAAACCTCATTCTTATTTCCGGCCTTATCATTTACGACAATTTTTATTTTATAATTACCTTCATCATAATTTGTTGTATCAAAATTATAATTTCCGCTGTTTTCGGTTAAAAGTTTTTCTTTTCCATTACCGTATATAAGATAAATCTTACTATCCTTTATCCCGCTGACGTTATCTGTTGCTGTATATGAAATATTGGAAACTAACTTTAGAACAGCATTTTCATCGGGAGTATTTATATCAATTACAGGAGGTGTGGTATCTTTATTATATATAAAATCTTTTTCGTCATAAACTAAATTATCACTTGAATAAAATCTAAATCTAACTTTATATTTCCCGTCTGACAATGTATCTATATTCCCAAATACATTACTTACGTTATATTCTTTATATTCCTTTGGATAACCTGTTACATCAGATGGAAAAACAAGATTTTTTTCACTGAATCCAGTAACTGCACTACCGTCTTCTTTTAGTACATTACAAGTTATTTTACCTAAATTTAATTCTTTATCACCATCTTTATAATTAATTTTCCATGAAATGAGCATTTCTTTATTGATGTTATTAATATATGCATCATCAGATAAAGACGAATTTGTATTTATGGTATCTATTTCAGGTTTTACCATATTTGAAATAGTATGATTAGCACTTTGAATAAAACCGGAATTATTTCCGGCTTTATCGATACTTGCAATTTTCACATATACATTTTGTCCCGCTTCTACATTAGTAAAAGTATAAGTAGACATATTTGTAGTGGTGATATTTTGTATAACATTTCCCTTTTCACCGTAAAGAACAATATTATGTTTAGCAACACCGGATGAATTGGTTCCCGGATCACTTCCCGATGTATAAGTTACTTTAACTTTAGAAGTGATCTGAGATGTCCCGTCTCTGCTTGAAGTCAATTTTATATTACTGACCTTATTCGGAGCAGTGTTATCAACATAAACATAACAATATGTACCGCTTCCTTTGTTATTACCTTTATCAACTCCTCTGATACCTATTCCATATCGCCCTTCGGTCCATCCACTTGATAAGGCAGCTTTTGTATTATAAGTACCGCTTGCCGCTACAGTTCCCGTGTTCTTATATGCCATAGTTTCCGTAGCATTATCAAATACATTATCGGCCTTATACCTAATATGTCTAGCCTGAACAGCTTCTAAACAATTTGAAGTAATACCTGTCCATTTTACTGCTAAAGCTTTATCTCCGCTTTTGTTATTAACATACACTGTTTTAGCACCGTTTACAGTTACTTCTGCTTTTCCCGGAGGCTTAGGAGAAGGAACGGTATAGTTGACAGTAAGAGTAGGTCTTTTAGCAGCAGTCGAAGATCTTGTACCATGGAAAGAGTTATAATTTTTAGTACCCGAACTTTCAACACTTGCTTTAAGCAATATCCCATAGTTAGCTTGAGTTCCCTTTGCCCACTCCTGTACAAGTTTTGTTATATTCAAAGAATGCACGGCAGTAGTATTACTTAGTTTTTTAGAAGCGTATACCGTAGAAGTCCACTGCGGTCTTTTATTCCACGTAACTTCTCCGAGAGCCCAAGAAGAAGCATTCTTATGAACTTCAACCGTTGAAAAGGGAGAGCCGTTGCTTAGTTCATATAATTTTAATGCAGCACTTGTTACATAATTAGTTTTAATCTTTGCACTAAGTTCAGGGAATTTCATTAATGTTCTGCATACTTTATCCGTAGAACCGTAGCCTATGGGCATTTTTCTGATCGTACTTACATAGAAATTTGAAGTCGGATATCCGCTTTCTATATACACATCTTTAACGCCGTCTGTAGATTTTGCGGTGTATGTAGGGTCAATGATAACAGGATATTTTCTGTTTTCATCGTTTAAATATTCTTTGGATACAGTTAGCGTAAGTTTATATTTATCCTTATTTTTATCTATCTCTTCCAAAGAGTAGTGTAAATCTTCACTGTATGCACCGTTTTCAGAACTGTCTGTCATATAAGGAACTAAAATAGCACCTTTTTCTTTCCCTGTTTCTTTATCATTAAAAAGAACACCGCCTACTTCAGGGATGGAGGGAACCATTCCGCTGCATATAAGCTCGTAAGAAAATTTATTGGTGCTTGTTTTTTTATTTAATATTATATTTTCCTTTATACCGTTATCCAAAGGGATATATTCCAGTTTTATATCTTTATCATCGGTACCGTATATGATTTTGGTATTTTTTTCTTCATTAGCATCATATACATCGGATACGTTTTCCTTTTTTAATTCACCTTTGGTTTCTTCTGTACCGACTTTATTTTTAAATATAGGGCTGAATATAACTTCATCCTTGCCGTCTTTTGAAATAGATATAGATTTATTATCTGCTAAATCCGACGGCAGTTTTACATCGGTCACACCATTTATATTTTTATATTTGTAATTTGAAGCACTTCTGCTTCTCGTTTGCGGTATAACTTTAAGAGAACTGTCGTAATCCACATATTCGCCGTTTTCGTCTTTTTCCCTAACGTTTTCGGTATACATATCCATCGTTCTCGAACCGTCTTCATTTTCAAAAATCGTATAATCTTTGCCTTTTTCGATTACATCATTTTCTCTGGAGGTATCTATTCTCATGCTTTTTACATCATTGTTTTCAGCCGCTTTAGCAAATATAGGTGAAAATCCACCTAAAAAAACTTCAAAAAACAATAAAAAAGCTACGAGTAACGATACGCTCTTCTCCATATTTCTTTTCATTTTTCTTCCCTCTTTCATTTTATACTCCTTTATACTACAAGTTCATACCATGTTATTTACACATAATATTCACTTATTATTCATATAACAAGAATATCATACATTAATATCGTTTACAATGATATTTTATAAAATATGACATTATTTACCATAATTATACTTCATAAAGTAATATAAATAAAAAAGACTTCTTTCAGAAGTCTTTTTCTATAACTTTAAAATTATTTTCTATTGTCTTTTTCACATCGATCCTTCTTTGATTGGAACTTCCAACAAAAGTTTTATCATAAGTTTTATTTTCAAGCTGGAATTTGCCATCCATTATATAATCATTTAACTTTATAAGCTTTAATATATAAGGATCATTTTCACTCATAGTTAATAAATCTTCAAATAAAAATCCGGTATAAGTAATTAAATTCAAACCTTTATTTTTAATTTCTTTTCCTATTAAATATAAACTTTCAGCCTGCATGAAGGGTTCTCCTCCCGAAAAGGTCACACCGCTTAAAAGAGGATTATCAAATATAGCATTTAATACTTTTTCATGACTGACAATTTGCCCGCCGTTAAAATCATGGGTTTGCGGATTATGACATTCGGGACATTTATGAGGACACCCCTGAACAAAAAGCGTAAATCGAAGTCCCGGACCGTCAACAATAGATTCCCTAACTATACCCGCTATTCTTATTTCCTTATCTTCATTCATCCTACAAAGTTTCCATATCAGAATTCAAAGAATGTTTTACCCTATCCTGTTCTTCACTTCTCTTAGCATCGTTAAATCTATCCAAAGTACCTACAAGATATCCCGTTATTCTTCTTATCCTGTCGAAAGGGATAGGTTTTACTTTAGCACTTCTTCCAATGTATCCACTTTCTTCATCTGCATATAAGCTAAGTTCGATTACTTCACTGTTCTTTTCTTTCTCTACTTCTTTGATATATGCCTTAATTTCTTCTTTTGTCAAATTTTCTATATTTCCATACACATATACATTAGTATCATTTATTTTAGTTTCATAAGTCAATTCTTTTGCTGTGTTCATTATATTACCTCCTATAAACTTTCCATTTCTGAATTTAGCGAATGCTTTACTCTGTCCGATTCTTCAGCTCTTTTGCCGTTATTAAACCTATCCAAAGTACCCACCAAATATCCGGTTATCCTTCTTATTCTTTCAAAAGGAACATCAATATCATCTTCTTTTCTGTGACAGTGCGGACATTCATCATAGATTACTCCGTTGTATCCGCATACAGGGTCCCTGTCAACCGGGTGATTTATAGCACCGTAACCAAGTCCCATATCTTTCATACATCTTACTATTTTTTCGAATGCTTCTAAATTTTTTGTAGTATCACCGTCAAGTTCGACATATGTTATATGTCCGCCGTTTGTAAGCTCATGGAAAGGAGCTTCTTTTTTGATCTTTTC
The DNA window shown above is from Anaerofustis stercorihominis DSM 17244 and carries:
- the nrdD gene encoding anaerobic ribonucleoside-triphosphate reductase; translation: MNTAKELTYETKINDTNVYVYGNIENLTKEEIKAYIKEVEKEKNSEVIELSLYADEESGYIGRSAKVKPIPFDRIRRITGYLVGTLDRFNDAKRSEEQDRVKHSLNSDMETL
- the nrdG gene encoding anaerobic ribonucleoside-triphosphate reductase activating protein; its protein translation is MNEDKEIRIAGIVRESIVDGPGLRFTLFVQGCPHKCPECHNPQTHDFNGGQIVSHEKVLNAIFDNPLLSGVTFSGGEPFMQAESLYLIGKEIKNKGLNLITYTGFLFEDLLTMSENDPYILKLIKLNDYIMDGKFQLENKTYDKTFVGSSNQRRIDVKKTIENNFKVIEKDF
- a CDS encoding DNRLRE domain-containing protein; this translates as MKEGRKMKRNMEKSVSLLVAFLLFFEVFLGGFSPIFAKAAENNDVKSMRIDTSRENDVIEKGKDYTIFENEDGSRTMDMYTENVREKDENGEYVDYDSSLKVIPQTRSRSASNYKYKNINGVTDVKLPSDLADNKSISISKDGKDEVIFSPIFKNKVGTEETKGELKKENVSDVYDANEEKNTKIIYGTDDKDIKLEYIPLDNGIKENIILNKKTSTNKFSYELICSGMVPSIPEVGGVLFNDKETGKEKGAILVPYMTDSSENGAYSEDLHYSLEEIDKNKDKYKLTLTVSKEYLNDENRKYPVIIDPTYTAKSTDGVKDVYIESGYPTSNFYVSTIRKMPIGYGSTDKVCRTLMKFPELSAKIKTNYVTSAALKLYELSNGSPFSTVEVHKNASSWALGEVTWNKRPQWTSTVYASKKLSNTTAVHSLNITKLVQEWAKGTQANYGILLKASVESSGTKNYNSFHGTRSSTAAKRPTLTVNYTVPSPKPPGKAEVTVNGAKTVYVNNKSGDKALAVKWTGITSNCLEAVQARHIRYKADNVFDNATETMAYKNTGTVAASGTYNTKAALSSGWTEGRYGIGIRGVDKGNNKGSGTYCYVYVDNTAPNKVSNIKLTSSRDGTSQITSKVKVTYTSGSDPGTNSSGVAKHNIVLYGEKGNVIQNITTTNMSTYTFTNVEAGQNVYVKIASIDKAGNNSGFIQSANHTISNMVKPEIDTINTNSSLSDDAYINNINKEMLISWKINYKDGDKELNLGKITCNVLKEDGSAVTGFSEKNLVFPSDVTGYPKEYKEYNVSNVFGNIDTLSDGKYKVRFRFYSSDNLVYDEKDFIYNKDTTPPVIDINTPDENAVLKLVSNISYTATDNVSGIKDSKIYLIYGNGKEKLLTENSGNYNFDTTNYDEGNYKIKIVVNDKAGNKNEVLRNVSISNPPPTPIVDFTKVFGGSSGSIELNYSWVKGDESISKVDHIEYSIDNKDNWTIIQDSNPNIDKISRYENKTANIAVENLKEGTHTFYFKAVDSDGISGTIRSLKYTVDATAPIISISNPAMNSKFIDLVFLKGTVEDPHLLSYDVMIARGENPVQSDYTLLKTVDNPKEKDTISGTLAVVNLKDNEKYPVGQKFTIKVSAKDTCDNITDENSKIVVEKKDVIHHDADFNVEKTAVNDGEKSEEIVLVGEERASFDLKTLQNEPYNENSTNYYINGSTELKREDGKFDFSDNEKYADDSIHSLIVRDIISETSRYSVPTYDYNLYDNINNDNEVLTNLNKNNSVLSLKDKSIAGEYIINEQAAQIVSDNTLSLKVMAEDTIPEGCEIEYYLSLNDKDYIKVNNDEEYYLGGSTDKFILDSLKLNNIRLKAVLKGSGETSPSISSVNVLAKGSSGDVLKVDMMNKYNPKNVQVKSGLNYRTKISWDKVEGADNDNVIYEIYRSEGNTFDVNKAEVVAEGVKDNYWFDSYTPIDQYSNANNNEGVMTRSSAIMNYEKDFSYKVKAVKDFSGKVRKSNGTLGNNPSTLPALNEYTKRLGDKDYLGYFDFETPISNGKVEQSMGNLVYEQSDGSVKGKNYDIDMSRVYNSNSTSVTPLGIGWDYEFNHILLQTYDEYDDEMGMVYKDGSGTIYNFAKIKNEKLSVKENVDETSGNILSRETKYQSPFGSYIILTKIEKLDVDDIDNDGDLSEVIDVVYTIKTKDGEISTFDRNCQIVSIEDRNGNVMVYRYFDEDINAAMDSNIDFRSRGKKGLLKEVEGLNGKSITEFDNEYKTKLSESSESQQAFKNSRSIISFEYNDNDLIERVNMPHGKYVIYTYKDASFGLGKKRKVLDNVSTHIDETNSLDYSYGYSGGSNLSSVKDGENNEYTVEYYDDNDKLDMVKKITYPNGESKSYEYSKIGTDESVQKFDKTTEYTHKKASLSDNIKNIIGDDPTIIASSEVKYNVDGNIIYSKDSKGNEVISEYENGLEVKTTKTVDTYTLNNGTVQKGSKEMVTTTKYDSIPDNNSLACIADTKGNVLEETANNGSVTKYEYNSEEFDADTEITTLDGTTLEQNKYSYDENGNILMEEETVSGDKTINTYDEDGELLSEENITAGNKISSTSYEYDNKGNTISETTKNASGSEERTTNSEYDKFGRLTKETDAKGYSTMYEYDGYDRVIKTTKNSLTDKEIADGGSNKAIVTENRYNKNGSLVYEKKEDGSEITYEYDNMNRAVRTETAKNGQTSVMTTSYGYAPGNETNFIMGNEENKNYDFLYKETSTTDGIESVSYTDAGGQNVKEYSRGNTTYNEYDNQGQLIKTFNIEDNADVKYGKLIMNLYNEDGQQTCTIENPVYDAENKVYSADDQKSLVTTTKYDKLGNKISETDPMGNETKYGYTEDKKLNKVILPGDNVTEVTENISEGENTKSQTKNALGNKSEEVTDSFGNTVAVRDIGKGTDTEKKIVTKYDYDKNDNKVKETYSNGDYKTFEYDYDGKLLKEEHFRKDDVKKKEDIVYTYDLSGNVVKVVQSKYNEEGEDLSVRYKVNAYDGRNRLVSSYEGEKETPSENERLRYSYNDKNELIKVTYPNFETGTKEVIYEYNDKGKVMNIKALTSSSQGEKLVRQYTYSPKGNVENIKDYTGFDAGNDNYILRSYEYDLFDRVTHIKYANSDDPEKSKEEYKFTYDKNGNILTEEIYNDYLTEAQDKIHVVKNYTYDELGRLTRVDVTDKLVNDSVSTTSYTYDKVGNRLSKTRDGAKEDYEYNDLNELLKVKSGENIIKEYSYDANGNTKKEVSGSKERNYSYDISNQMTKYEAKDGEKVTLTQNNTYNYVGQRIRKEVIDSSTENVQTRVNNYYYNGEEILYVTDINDKKITENVLDTDFTLRFDNNQLSVYTLNSDGRGSTSVVVDAANKGVTGYKYDEFGSTETIGNAIFENEICYTGQVYDKETGDYYYNARYYSPDEGRFITVDTYRGGSNDPLSLNLYTYCLNNPIRFIDPSGHKSMELTVRLYKFAVDKRTKKWGKYTFSAGKIHDIFRSRLDHSSTLLARIKGCATKMKKKGKNKYTNKKNNYIST